From the Daucus carota subsp. sativus chromosome 8, DH1 v3.0, whole genome shotgun sequence genome, one window contains:
- the LOC108199735 gene encoding uncharacterized protein LOC108199735, with amino-acid sequence MVSFLEAQVPMLTGTNYEYWSIQMKELLGFYDIWDIVESGYNEHTKVAEVALSDAEKTALNGCRSKNNKACFMIYQGIDESTFDNIAHEKKAKDAWEILHKSFQGVDKEEEVEPQVLHGEFENMKMKNSENIEENVTRLKTVTSEIRGNGESLDDVQVMEKLLPLLTTKFDCIVILTGKTKEYYSSRISSDKLVDSFQVHKQRMTRYENQSEKILESKVSGHYNSSRSGFVRGKGGYQGRHKCGRKPFERRQKNEGHRSFGRGKNFKGYKKRYKIFIWPDKYYHEADKVAYISQNGKEARDRNTSLRGSVRIQTRINYNN; translated from the coding sequence ATGGTAAGTTTCCTGGAAGCCCAAGTTCCAATGTTGACGGGCACAAATTATGAATACTGGAGTATCCAAATGAAGGAATTACTCGGTTTCTATGATATTTGGGATATTGTCGAAAGCGGGTATAATGAGCACACAAAAGTTGCTGAAGTAGCCCTGTCAGATGCCGAGAAGACGGCGTTAAATGGGTGCAGGAGCAAAAATAACAAGGCATGTTTCATGATTTATCAAGGTATCGACGAATCCACCTTTGATAATATTGCACATGAAAAAAAAGCAAAAGACGCATGGGAGATTCTACATAAATCATTCCAGGGAGTCGATAAAGAAGAAGAGGTGGAGCCTCAAGTATTGCATGGCGAGTTCGAgaatatgaaaatgaaaaattctgaaaatattgAAGAAAATGTTACGCGTTTGAAAACGGTGACAAGTGAAATAAGAGGAAATGGTGAAAGTCTTGATGATGTTCAAGTCATGGAAAAGCTCCTTCCTCTATTGACAACAAAATTTGATTGTATCGTTATATTAACAGGGAAGACAAAGGAGTACTACTCTTCCAGAATTTCAAGTGATAAACTAGTAGATTCTTTTCAAGTCCACAAGCAACGAATGACTCGATACGAGAATCAATCGGAAAAAATACTAGAAAGTAAGGTATCCGGCCATTACAATTCTAGCAGAAGCGGCTTTGTACGTGGAAAAGGTGGTTATCAAGGCAGACATAAATGTGGAAGGAAACCGTTTGAGAGACGCCAGAAAAATGAAGGTCACCGATCATTTGGTCGAGGTAAAAATTTTAAAGGCTACAAGAAGAGatacaaaatttttatatgGCCTGACAAATATTATCATGAAGCTGATAAGGTGgcatatatttcacaaaatggAAAAGAAGCTCGGGATAGAAATACGAGTTTGAGGGGGAGTGTTAGAATTCAAACtcgtattaattataataactaG